TGGCTCGAGCCACTAAGCTTCTTGACAATTTCTGCGAGCGTCCGTCGCTCCTGCTCGTTCAACCGAACGATATATTTCTTGTGCATGGGAACCCTCCGTGTTCCCCACAGCTTCACCTATCGAACGGATAATCCCAACCCTAATTCTTGAAGCTGACGCACCACTAGCGTAATCTTGCCGGCACCGAGATGCGTCACGTAGATGCTGTGGCAATTCAAACGCTGCAGTCCGCGGCTTATGCGTTTTTCGATTGAGATTGGAAATAGCTCCATGAAAATGGCTTCGCAAGCGACAAGGGCGATGTGGAACTTAGAACTGACTGCGAAGTTCAATCGTCTCCGATGCTCCACACCGCCCTTGAGGGCTCACGGCTGCAAGTCAACTGATCTGGAGAAAACAAACGAAGTGAGTTAAAGCAACGTGCACGGACATACCCTCGTTTGCTAGCCGATTTCAAAAAATTCGATCAGTACACCCTCGATATCGACAAAGGCAAATCGGATCCCGGGCTTGAATTCCGTCGGTGGCATTACGATTTGCTTTCCGAAAATTGCCTCGCTCAGACTGTCTACTTTGAACGCAACGTGAGTCCGTGTCTTAACGTCATCGGGGAACGGCGCATCAGCGTCGAAGCGAATCTTTTCGATTCGCAACGCATCTGTTTTCACACTAAGAATATGCGCACAAATGTCCGGATGATAAACTTCGCCTTCGCTAGGATGGATTGTTGGGATTCCAATGTGGTCATACGCGACGTCACAGCCAGTGTTCTTCAAGTCCAAAACGGAGACTCCTAGAGAAGGTTTCGAGTGCCCGAATCTACTGGTTGATCTTGGCGAGGTATTTTTCGGGGTCAGCGAGCAGCTTGTCTTTGCAGCCATCGCAGCAA
This genomic window from Rhodopirellula bahusiensis contains:
- a CDS encoding VOC family protein — translated: MDLKNTGCDVAYDHIGIPTIHPSEGEVYHPDICAHILSVKTDALRIEKIRFDADAPFPDDVKTRTHVAFKVDSLSEAIFGKQIVMPPTEFKPGIRFAFVDIEGVLIEFFEIG